In Bosea vestrisii, the following are encoded in one genomic region:
- a CDS encoding (2Fe-2S)-binding protein, giving the protein MDAPRAQFRRVAARAGRQVKLSFEGAAIRATTGDSVLAALLESGALIRRLEFGAEPRAGFCLMGACQDCWVWSAEGGRIRACTTEVADGMILFAEPQPLVGADG; this is encoded by the coding sequence ATGGACGCTCCGAGGGCCCAGTTCCGCCGTGTCGCGGCCCGCGCGGGACGACAGGTGAAGCTCAGCTTCGAGGGCGCGGCGATCCGTGCGACGACCGGCGATAGCGTCCTTGCCGCGCTGCTGGAGAGCGGTGCCCTGATCCGGCGGCTGGAGTTCGGGGCTGAGCCGCGTGCCGGCTTCTGCCTGATGGGCGCTTGCCAGGATTGCTGGGTCTGGAGTGCCGAAGGCGGCCGGATCAGGGCGTGCACCACCGAGGTCGCCGACGGCATGATCCTGTTCGCCGAGCCGCAGCCATTGGTCGGTGCAGATGGCTGA
- a CDS encoding LysR family transcriptional regulator translates to MNGLKHHDLRCFDAVAIKGSFQAAALALNRSHPSVFAAVARLEHVLKLTLLDRSGYRVSLTEAGELFHARTRLTLRQLDHLHSYAEQLASGEETILRVVLGDVCPRPPALRLLSQFFSSRNRTRLHLDYETINGPIERLLDGQADLIFHRADPSDPRLERVDLCAVEFLPVVAPGFLSFAPGAAVTPEQMRPYTQCVIRDTARRPSPDGYFLVEGSQRCSVPDHQMKKELILHGLAWGHLPAWLIADELRDGRLLSITGIDLPGRAETVAAIRRRDRPHGPVAESLWQHLQMQALSITGDF, encoded by the coding sequence ATGAATGGCCTTAAACACCACGACCTGCGGTGTTTCGATGCTGTGGCGATCAAAGGCAGCTTCCAGGCCGCCGCCCTTGCCCTGAATCGGTCGCACCCATCCGTCTTCGCCGCTGTCGCGCGCCTCGAGCACGTCCTGAAGCTGACCTTGCTCGACCGCAGCGGCTATAGGGTGAGCCTGACCGAGGCGGGAGAGCTGTTCCATGCGCGCACTCGGCTGACGCTCCGCCAGCTCGACCATCTGCACAGCTATGCCGAGCAACTGGCGAGCGGGGAGGAAACGATCCTCCGCGTGGTCCTGGGCGATGTCTGCCCGCGGCCACCTGCTCTGCGCCTACTCAGCCAGTTCTTCTCCAGCCGCAACCGGACACGCCTGCACCTAGATTATGAAACGATCAATGGGCCGATCGAGCGCCTGCTGGATGGCCAGGCGGACCTGATCTTCCACCGCGCTGACCCGTCGGACCCGCGCCTCGAGCGTGTCGATCTTTGCGCAGTGGAATTCTTGCCAGTCGTGGCACCAGGGTTTCTGTCGTTCGCCCCGGGAGCTGCAGTCACACCCGAGCAGATGCGGCCCTACACCCAATGCGTCATCCGGGACACGGCGCGGCGGCCCTCGCCGGACGGCTATTTCCTGGTCGAGGGCTCACAGCGCTGTTCCGTTCCAGACCATCAGATGAAGAAGGAGCTGATCCTGCATGGGCTGGCCTGGGGACATCTGCCGGCATGGCTCATCGCAGATGAGCTCCGGGACGGCAGGCTGCTGTCGATCACTGGCATAGATCTGCCCGGTCGGGCCGAAACCGTAGCGGCCATCCGCCGGCGGGATCGGCCGCATGGCCCTGTTGCGGAATCGCTGTGGCAGCACCTGCAGATGCAGGCTCTGTCGATCACGGGCGACTTCTAG
- a CDS encoding OmpA family protein, translating to MSILTRFGRILIPLTLLASAAAASAQSAPPPTPVPFQQALQKAADDLFGKAALTDQQVDLVIDPLIDAASGSQSTATRSMQQTLIEIVRKSYPRFTVRSFDSGWLARKPVVLVGTFTAVNNNGATDGARDAYRICLTLADLKSNSVVSKGVARARIEGVDTTPTLYYRDAPLWTKDQATDVYIKTCQGTKLGETIDPAYVERLTANAFVNDGILAYEAQRFREALAYYRAARTLPGGEQHRVRIGTYLAASKLARRDDMVDAFGDLIDYGLGANQLMVKLLFKPGTTQFIDDPGITEPYPMWLSQIATRARQKGACLEVVGHTSRTGPPQVNERLSALRAQFVMDLLLTGMPEDRTRMIASGRGFKENLIGTGKDDGSDALDRRVEFKVIGC from the coding sequence ATGTCGATCCTCACGCGCTTCGGCCGCATTCTGATTCCGCTGACGCTTCTGGCGAGTGCCGCCGCCGCATCGGCCCAATCGGCGCCGCCACCCACGCCAGTGCCCTTCCAACAAGCTTTGCAGAAGGCGGCCGACGACCTCTTCGGCAAGGCGGCGCTCACTGACCAGCAGGTCGATCTCGTCATCGATCCGCTGATCGACGCGGCTTCCGGCTCGCAATCGACCGCCACCCGCTCGATGCAGCAGACGCTGATCGAGATCGTCCGCAAATCCTATCCGCGTTTCACCGTGCGTTCCTTCGACAGCGGTTGGCTGGCGCGCAAGCCGGTCGTGCTGGTCGGGACTTTCACGGCGGTGAACAACAACGGAGCGACGGACGGCGCGCGTGACGCCTACCGGATCTGCCTGACGCTTGCGGACCTGAAGTCGAACAGCGTCGTCTCGAAGGGCGTGGCACGTGCCCGGATCGAGGGCGTCGACACAACGCCGACCCTATACTATCGCGACGCGCCGCTCTGGACGAAGGACCAGGCCACCGACGTCTATATCAAGACCTGTCAGGGCACGAAGCTCGGCGAGACCATCGACCCGGCCTATGTCGAACGGCTGACTGCCAACGCCTTTGTCAATGACGGCATCCTTGCCTATGAAGCCCAGCGCTTCCGCGAGGCGCTGGCCTATTATCGGGCAGCGCGTACGTTGCCGGGCGGCGAGCAGCACCGGGTCAGGATCGGGACCTATCTCGCCGCCAGCAAGCTCGCGAGGCGTGACGACATGGTCGATGCCTTCGGGGATCTCATCGATTACGGCCTGGGCGCCAACCAGCTCATGGTGAAGCTGCTGTTCAAACCCGGGACCACGCAGTTCATCGATGATCCTGGGATCACCGAACCCTATCCGATGTGGCTCAGCCAGATTGCGACGCGCGCGCGCCAAAAGGGAGCTTGCCTGGAGGTCGTCGGGCACACCTCGCGCACCGGGCCACCTCAGGTGAATGAGCGTCTCTCTGCGCTTCGCGCCCAGTTCGTCATGGATCTGCTGTTGACCGGCATGCCGGAAGACCGCACCCGCATGATCGCGAGCGGGCGCGGCTTCAAGGAAAACCTTATCGGAACCGGCAAGGACGACGGCAGCGACGCGCTCGACCGGCGGGTAGAATTCAAGGTGATCGGCTGCTGA
- a CDS encoding IclR family transcriptional regulator, protein MTMPEAKQNGRRNAAAPADPAGRKDDALMVNSVEKAFRVLSAFGRQHQTLNLSQVASETGMDVSAAQRFTHTLAKLGYLRKDVQTKRFELTAKTLDLGYHFVRSSRLLDRAMPYLMHLSKETEETVNLTVREGPEIIFVSRFLSRHVLNTDVIIGTRMPAYCTAPGIAMLSRLPEEEAMAIIDASDLKAHTPSTTWQRDALREKLRQSAAQGYATAFEEVYLGDASIAAVVVDHHGRPEGAVNIATSTSRFSHAEVVSRFSSLVIATAHAISRV, encoded by the coding sequence ATGACGATGCCCGAAGCGAAACAGAACGGCCGCAGGAATGCCGCGGCGCCGGCCGACCCGGCCGGGCGCAAGGACGACGCGCTGATGGTCAACTCGGTCGAGAAGGCGTTCCGGGTGCTGTCCGCCTTTGGCCGCCAACACCAGACGCTCAACCTGTCGCAGGTCGCCTCAGAGACGGGGATGGACGTCAGCGCCGCGCAGCGCTTCACCCACACGCTCGCCAAGCTCGGCTATCTGCGCAAGGACGTGCAGACCAAGCGCTTCGAGCTGACCGCGAAGACGCTCGATCTCGGCTACCACTTCGTCCGCAGCAGCCGCCTGCTCGACCGGGCGATGCCCTATCTCATGCATCTGAGCAAGGAGACCGAGGAGACGGTCAATCTCACCGTGCGCGAGGGGCCGGAGATCATCTTCGTCTCGCGCTTCCTCAGCCGCCATGTGCTGAACACCGACGTCATCATCGGCACGCGGATGCCGGCCTATTGCACCGCGCCCGGCATCGCCATGCTCTCGCGCCTGCCCGAGGAGGAGGCGATGGCGATCATCGACGCTTCCGATCTCAAGGCGCACACGCCCTCGACGACCTGGCAGCGCGATGCGCTGCGCGAGAAACTGCGCCAGTCCGCGGCGCAGGGCTACGCCACCGCCTTCGAGGAGGTCTATCTCGGCGATGCCTCGATCGCCGCCGTCGTCGTCGATCACCACGGCCGCCCGGAAGGCGCCGTGAACATCGCGACCTCGACCTCGCGCTTCAGCCATGCCGAGGTCGTCTCGCGCTTTTCCTCCCTGGTCATCGCCACCGCGCACGCGATCTCGCGGGTCTGA
- a CDS encoding ABC transporter ATP-binding protein, whose translation MSAIEPKTANLVVEGKLVIEGLCKRYGATTALEPSSLSVAEGEFLTLLGPSGSGKTTLLQLICGLVEASEGRVVIDGRDQSATPVHQRDIGLVFQHYALFPHLTVAENIAFPLKMRGRPGAEVASRVSATLEMVHLGHLAGRFPRELSGGQQQRVALARCFVYQPSIILMDEPLGALDKKLREHMQIEIKRLHRESGATIVYVTHDQEEALAMSDRICLMNHARIEQLGTPREIYERPRTAFAADFIGISNIFRGRWDGNGAIDTAHGRFALPIGARCQSKDATLVIRPENLRLGARDGNAVSGRVSEVVYAGSETRVIAALDDGSPLVLRLGPDDLVPAIDERIVAGWSRDKAVLVA comes from the coding sequence ATGTCCGCAATCGAGCCGAAGACAGCCAACCTCGTCGTCGAGGGCAAGCTCGTCATCGAAGGACTTTGCAAGCGCTATGGTGCGACCACGGCTCTCGAGCCGAGCTCGCTCAGCGTGGCCGAGGGCGAGTTCCTCACCTTGCTGGGGCCTTCGGGCTCCGGCAAGACGACACTGCTGCAGCTGATCTGCGGGCTGGTCGAGGCGAGCGAGGGGCGGGTCGTGATCGACGGCCGCGACCAATCGGCCACGCCGGTTCACCAGCGCGATATCGGGCTCGTCTTCCAGCATTATGCGCTGTTCCCGCATTTGACCGTGGCCGAGAACATCGCCTTCCCGCTGAAGATGCGCGGACGCCCCGGTGCGGAGGTCGCAAGCCGTGTCTCGGCGACGCTGGAAATGGTCCATCTCGGCCATCTCGCCGGGCGGTTCCCGCGCGAACTGTCCGGCGGTCAGCAGCAGCGCGTCGCGCTGGCCCGCTGCTTCGTCTACCAGCCCTCGATCATCCTGATGGACGAGCCGCTCGGCGCGCTCGACAAGAAGCTGCGCGAGCACATGCAGATCGAGATCAAGCGGCTGCATCGCGAGAGCGGCGCCACCATCGTCTACGTCACGCATGACCAGGAGGAGGCGCTCGCAATGTCCGACCGCATCTGCCTGATGAACCATGCCAGGATCGAGCAACTCGGCACGCCACGCGAAATCTACGAGCGCCCGCGCACCGCCTTCGCGGCCGATTTCATCGGCATCTCCAACATCTTCCGCGGCCGTTGGGACGGCAACGGCGCGATCGACACGGCGCATGGGCGCTTCGCCCTGCCGATCGGCGCGCGCTGCCAGAGCAAGGATGCCACCCTCGTCATTCGGCCGGAGAACCTGCGTCTCGGCGCCCGCGACGGCAACGCCGTGAGCGGCCGCGTCAGCGAGGTCGTCTATGCCGGCTCCGAGACGCGTGTCATCGCCGCGCTCGACGACGGCAGCCCGCTGGTGCTGCGGCTCGGCCCCGACGATCTGGTGCCCGCGATCGACGAGAGGATCGTCGCCGGCTGGTCGCGCGACAAGGCGGTGCTGGTCGCATGA
- a CDS encoding enoyl-CoA hydratase/isomerase family protein, which produces MKDSVLVEVRGAVGILTLNRPQILNAWNAPMRSRLVEGLDELEANEAVRAIILTGAGDRAFGAGQDLNETKTFDPDRAELWMGEWERLYDRIRSLSKPIIAALNGVAAGSAFQVALLCDLRIGHDGVTMGQPEINSGIASVTGPWIMREMIGIARTIDLTLTGRMMDSDECYRIGLINRIVPKQKVMEATLALAGELAGKPPVAMRLNKARFREVTEESFRECLKAGIRNQREAYGTGEPARMMEQFLAVRAARKSA; this is translated from the coding sequence ATGAAGGACTCTGTTCTGGTCGAGGTGCGCGGCGCGGTCGGCATCCTGACCCTCAACCGCCCGCAGATCCTCAATGCCTGGAATGCGCCGATGCGGTCCCGGCTCGTCGAGGGCCTCGACGAGCTCGAGGCGAATGAGGCCGTGCGGGCCATCATCCTGACGGGCGCCGGCGACCGCGCCTTCGGAGCCGGCCAGGACCTCAACGAGACCAAGACCTTCGATCCCGACCGCGCCGAATTGTGGATGGGCGAATGGGAGCGGCTCTACGACCGCATCCGCTCGCTCTCAAAGCCGATCATCGCCGCCTTGAACGGGGTCGCCGCCGGCTCGGCCTTCCAGGTCGCGCTGCTCTGCGACCTGCGCATCGGCCATGACGGCGTCACCATGGGCCAGCCCGAGATCAACTCCGGCATCGCCTCGGTGACCGGCCCCTGGATCATGCGCGAGATGATCGGGATCGCCCGCACCATCGACCTGACCCTGACCGGGCGAATGATGGATTCCGACGAATGCTACCGGATCGGCCTGATCAACCGGATCGTGCCGAAGCAGAAGGTGATGGAGGCGACCCTGGCACTGGCCGGGGAACTCGCCGGAAAGCCGCCCGTCGCCATGCGCCTCAACAAGGCCCGCTTCCGCGAGGTCACGGAGGAGAGCTTCCGCGAGTGCCTCAAGGCCGGCATCCGCAACCAGCGCGAGGCCTACGGCACCGGCGAGCCGGCGCGGATGATGGAGCAGTTCCTGGCCGTTCGCGCCGCGCGCAAGAGCGCCTGA
- a CDS encoding NAD(P)/FAD-dependent oxidoreductase has product MADIVIVGAGPAGISAAEVLCAKGLRPVLIDEGARAGGQGYRRPADDLALDMNRLMGSEAGKYAALHRRFEALRPKIDYRPRTLVWAVDGHTLHLLQEGRAETLAFDKLLIASGAMDRVAPLSGWTLPGVFTLGGAQVALKDQGCLIGSRVAFLGSSPLLALAAKQYRDMGAEIAVIADTTPFAAKVATLPALLRSPRTLLRGISYMGASLRAGTHMLHGVTPVAVEGEGRVEALLLRDAQGRERRFACDAVALGYGLKPETQLADLAQAEFAYDLDFRLYLPKIDGLGRARPGLYLAGDGVRIGGADAAEASGALAAHAILADLGQPQDIAVVRRLARQVERLRAFQRGLARAFAWPAAQIAALPDSVMLCRCENVRIGEVRTVMAKELGPIEVNRVKAMTRCGMGRCQGRVCGPALQEIVAAKAGCDGAAVGRLRGQAPIKPIALAAAGNPA; this is encoded by the coding sequence ATGGCTGACATCGTCATCGTCGGAGCCGGCCCGGCCGGCATCAGCGCTGCCGAGGTGCTGTGCGCGAAGGGGCTGAGGCCGGTCCTGATCGACGAGGGAGCACGGGCGGGCGGCCAAGGCTATCGCCGGCCGGCCGACGATCTCGCGCTCGACATGAACCGGCTGATGGGTTCGGAGGCCGGGAAATACGCGGCGCTGCATCGCCGCTTCGAGGCGCTGAGGCCGAAAATCGACTATCGTCCGCGGACATTGGTCTGGGCCGTCGACGGCCACACTCTGCACCTACTGCAGGAGGGGCGGGCCGAGACGCTCGCCTTCGACAAGCTGCTGATCGCCAGCGGGGCGATGGACCGGGTGGCGCCGCTTTCCGGCTGGACCTTGCCCGGCGTGTTCACCCTCGGTGGCGCGCAGGTCGCGCTGAAGGATCAGGGCTGCCTGATTGGAAGCCGCGTCGCCTTCCTGGGCTCATCGCCTCTCTTGGCGCTGGCGGCGAAGCAGTATCGCGACATGGGTGCGGAGATCGCCGTGATCGCCGATACGACGCCGTTTGCCGCCAAGGTCGCCACGCTGCCGGCGCTGCTGCGCTCGCCGCGGACGCTGCTGCGTGGCATCTCGTATATGGGCGCGTCGCTGCGTGCCGGGACGCATATGCTGCACGGCGTGACGCCGGTCGCCGTCGAGGGCGAAGGCCGCGTCGAGGCCCTGCTGCTGCGCGATGCGCAGGGCCGCGAACGGCGTTTCGCCTGCGATGCGGTCGCGCTCGGCTACGGCCTGAAGCCGGAGACGCAGCTCGCTGACCTGGCGCAGGCCGAGTTCGCCTATGATCTGGATTTCAGGCTGTATCTGCCGAAGATCGACGGCCTCGGACGGGCCCGGCCCGGCCTCTATCTCGCCGGAGACGGGGTGCGGATCGGCGGCGCCGACGCAGCCGAGGCGAGCGGCGCGCTCGCCGCTCACGCGATCCTCGCCGATCTCGGCCAGCCGCAGGATATCGCGGTTGTGAGGCGATTGGCACGACAGGTCGAGCGCCTGCGCGCTTTCCAGCGTGGCCTGGCGCGTGCTTTCGCCTGGCCGGCGGCGCAGATCGCTGCCCTGCCGGATTCCGTCATGCTCTGCCGCTGCGAGAACGTGAGGATCGGCGAGGTCCGCACGGTGATGGCCAAGGAACTCGGCCCGATCGAGGTCAACCGGGTCAAGGCGATGACGCGCTGCGGGATGGGGCGCTGCCAGGGCCGGGTCTGCGGTCCTGCCTTGCAGGAGATCGTCGCGGCGAAGGCTGGGTGTGACGGCGCTGCGGTCGGGCGATTGCGCGGCCAGGCTCCGATCAAGCCAATCGCGCTCGCCGCCGCCGGGAACCCGGCATGA
- a CDS encoding ABC transporter substrate-binding protein: MTTETTKPTRRTLLQLAAGALAAPYLTGAARAATQITVADPGGPFGPAFRKAFYDPFEKATGNKVVNVAREAEPTAQFKAMVETKSYTWDVCTLTLSARDILKTQGLLDPIGFAHADVPKLMPQAISPEFMGTDVYSTIFAYRTDRVKNAPASWADFFNVEKFPGRRALRKNPIDTIEQALLADGVPLDKLYPLDIDRAFKVLDKIKPHVAVWWTGGAQSTQLLQSGEVDMLPGWNARLQAAIDGGTPAKIVWNQGLYSIEGWGLPKGGPKADVARQFIRFCSDPKAQAAFTEALAYGPTNLDAYQTISPERAKVLPTSPENLKQMAIANEDWWSANRSKVTERFNSWLLT, encoded by the coding sequence ATGACGACCGAAACGACGAAGCCGACCCGACGCACCCTGCTGCAGCTGGCCGCTGGCGCCCTCGCAGCGCCCTATCTCACCGGGGCCGCACGAGCCGCGACCCAGATCACGGTCGCCGATCCCGGCGGGCCGTTCGGGCCCGCCTTCCGCAAGGCCTTCTACGACCCCTTCGAGAAGGCGACCGGCAACAAGGTCGTCAACGTCGCCCGCGAAGCGGAGCCGACCGCCCAGTTCAAGGCGATGGTCGAGACCAAGTCCTATACCTGGGACGTCTGCACGCTGACGCTCTCGGCCCGCGACATCCTGAAGACGCAAGGGCTGCTCGATCCGATCGGCTTTGCGCACGCCGATGTGCCGAAGTTGATGCCGCAGGCGATCTCGCCCGAGTTCATGGGCACGGACGTCTATTCGACGATCTTCGCCTACCGCACCGACCGGGTGAAGAATGCCCCGGCGAGCTGGGCCGATTTCTTCAATGTCGAGAAGTTCCCGGGCCGGCGCGCGCTGCGCAAGAATCCGATCGACACGATCGAGCAGGCGCTGCTCGCCGACGGCGTGCCGCTCGACAAGCTCTACCCGCTCGACATCGACCGCGCCTTCAAGGTTCTCGACAAGATCAAGCCGCATGTCGCGGTCTGGTGGACCGGCGGCGCGCAGTCGACCCAGCTGCTGCAGAGCGGCGAGGTCGACATGCTGCCGGGTTGGAATGCGCGCCTGCAGGCCGCGATCGACGGCGGCACGCCCGCCAAGATCGTCTGGAACCAAGGCCTCTACTCGATCGAGGGCTGGGGGCTGCCGAAGGGCGGACCGAAGGCGGATGTCGCCCGCCAGTTCATCCGCTTCTGCTCGGACCCGAAGGCACAAGCCGCCTTCACCGAGGCTCTCGCCTATGGCCCAACCAATCTCGACGCCTATCAGACGATCTCGCCCGAGCGCGCCAAAGTGCTGCCGACCTCGCCGGAAAACCTGAAGCAGATGGCGATCGCCAACGAGGATTGGTGGAGCGCCAATCGCTCGAAGGTCACCGAGCGCTTCAACTCCTGGCTCCTGACCTGA
- a CDS encoding alpha/beta fold hydrolase, translating into MTDLRHFTAGDGCRIAYSLEGAKNLPVLVLSNSIATNLSMWDGQVKELSKQFRVLRYDSRGHGKSDTPIGAYSIDRLGRDVIELLDSLEIARAHFCGLSLGGWVGQWLGVHTPDRIARLILSNTTPYLGPPSNFDEQIRTVLAVEDMSDTADQFMRNWFPASMLAGPNEIVDTFRAMVLATPPRGLAGCYAALRDSDLRRTIALIKAPTLVIGGKDDKVTLASHSEEIAATIPGAKLILLPGVHMLNVEQPAEFLSAVTGFLTAA; encoded by the coding sequence ATGACTGACTTGCGTCATTTCACGGCTGGAGACGGCTGCCGGATCGCCTATAGCCTGGAGGGAGCAAAAAACCTCCCCGTGCTCGTTCTCTCGAATTCCATCGCCACAAACCTCAGCATGTGGGACGGGCAGGTTAAGGAGCTTTCGAAGCAATTCCGTGTACTGCGTTACGATTCTCGTGGTCACGGCAAGTCCGATACACCGATCGGTGCTTACTCGATCGACCGACTGGGTCGTGATGTGATCGAGTTGCTCGATTCACTTGAGATCGCACGGGCGCATTTCTGTGGCCTGTCGCTGGGTGGATGGGTTGGGCAGTGGTTGGGTGTCCATACACCGGACCGCATCGCGCGGCTCATTCTCTCCAACACCACGCCGTATCTTGGGCCGCCGTCCAATTTCGACGAGCAGATCCGAACCGTGCTTGCGGTCGAGGACATGTCGGACACGGCGGACCAGTTCATGCGCAACTGGTTTCCGGCCTCGATGCTGGCGGGCCCGAACGAGATTGTCGATACGTTCCGCGCCATGGTCTTGGCGACGCCACCGCGAGGCCTCGCGGGATGTTATGCGGCGCTGCGTGATAGCGACCTGCGCCGGACGATCGCACTGATCAAGGCACCGACCCTGGTGATCGGCGGCAAGGATGACAAAGTCACCTTGGCCAGCCACAGCGAAGAGATCGCGGCGACTATTCCTGGTGCCAAGCTAATACTGCTGCCAGGTGTGCATATGCTTAATGTAGAGCAGCCGGCAGAGTTCCTCAGCGCAGTAACAGGCTTCCTGACGGCGGCTTGA
- a CDS encoding NAD(P)/FAD-dependent oxidoreductase has translation MSGHTSDVAIVGGGLIGAWTAFFLARRGQRVTLIEKGVVGAQSSGVNFGNLRLQGRFPGQYPLSLRSQALWEDFEALIGEGCEFEQTGHLYLAYDEDEHARLEGYAKVSESHGLAIERFGSTELKRRWPWLGERAVAATFSARDATANPRLATPAIARAAARHGAVIRENTPVTAVERSGDGFVLTLADGEKLSCGALVNCAGAWALEIAERFGETAPVFPAGPPQFVTEPFPYLIGPSVQAIDGSVIFRQIPRGNIILAGYPRTAADPVNNRAPVPPAKTLAAMRALARVAPMLAQCHVIRVWSGIEAYLPDMIPVIGQSETTAGLFHAFGFCGHGFQIGPGVGLCLSEMIMDGATQTPLEPFSIGRFRSTATISEKFRKEFD, from the coding sequence ATGAGCGGCCACACCAGCGATGTCGCGATCGTCGGTGGCGGGCTGATCGGCGCCTGGACCGCCTTCTTCCTCGCCCGGCGCGGACAACGCGTGACCTTGATCGAGAAGGGCGTGGTCGGCGCGCAGTCGAGCGGCGTCAATTTCGGGAACCTGCGTCTCCAGGGCCGCTTTCCGGGCCAGTATCCGCTGTCCCTGCGCTCTCAGGCGCTCTGGGAGGATTTCGAGGCACTGATCGGCGAGGGTTGCGAGTTCGAGCAGACCGGCCACCTCTATCTCGCCTATGATGAAGACGAGCACGCTAGGCTCGAAGGCTACGCCAAGGTCTCCGAATCCCACGGACTCGCCATCGAACGGTTTGGATCTACCGAGCTCAAGCGGCGCTGGCCCTGGCTCGGCGAGCGCGCGGTCGCGGCGACCTTCTCGGCGCGCGACGCCACCGCCAATCCGCGTCTCGCCACCCCGGCCATTGCGCGGGCCGCCGCAAGGCACGGAGCCGTCATCCGCGAGAACACGCCTGTCACGGCAGTCGAGCGCTCGGGCGACGGTTTTGTGCTGACACTGGCCGACGGAGAAAAGTTGAGCTGTGGCGCGCTCGTCAACTGCGCCGGCGCCTGGGCACTCGAGATCGCGGAGAGGTTCGGCGAAACGGCGCCGGTCTTTCCGGCCGGCCCGCCCCAGTTCGTGACGGAGCCGTTTCCCTATCTGATCGGCCCGTCGGTCCAGGCGATCGACGGTTCGGTGATCTTCCGCCAGATCCCGCGCGGCAACATCATCCTGGCCGGCTATCCACGTACGGCGGCAGATCCGGTGAACAACCGCGCGCCGGTCCCTCCCGCCAAGACGCTCGCGGCGATGCGGGCATTGGCGCGTGTCGCGCCAATGCTCGCGCAGTGCCATGTCATCCGCGTCTGGTCCGGCATCGAGGCCTATCTGCCCGACATGATCCCGGTGATCGGGCAAAGCGAGACGACGGCCGGACTGTTCCATGCCTTCGGCTTCTGCGGCCATGGCTTCCAGATCGGCCCAGGCGTCGGGCTCTGCCTGAGCGAGATGATCATGGACGGAGCGACACAGACGCCTCTGGAGCCCTTCTCGATCGGGCGCTTTCGTTCCACAGCGACGATTAGCGAGAAGTTCCGCAAAGAATTCGACTGA